A single region of the Mannheimia bovis genome encodes:
- the pyrR gene encoding bifunctional pyr operon transcriptional regulator/uracil phosphoribosyltransferase PyrR, with the protein MEKIIIDTEQFQRIISRISHQIIEKHGDLQDVVIVGIKRRGAEIAELIQKRIEELAQIQLPNMELDITFYRDDLDLIYQDPVFTGAENQLNLNNKKVILVDDVLFTGRTIRAALDALLDFGRAARIELVILVDRGHRELPIRADYVGKNIPTAKNEQIQVKTFSYDGINQVVLVPATDKEST; encoded by the coding sequence ATGGAAAAAATCATTATTGATACAGAGCAATTTCAGCGGATTATTTCTCGTATTTCCCATCAAATTATTGAAAAGCACGGGGATTTACAAGATGTCGTGATTGTTGGTATTAAACGCCGTGGGGCTGAAATTGCAGAACTTATTCAAAAGCGAATTGAAGAATTAGCACAAATCCAATTGCCTAATATGGAATTGGATATTACGTTCTATCGTGATGATTTGGATTTAATCTATCAAGATCCTGTATTTACCGGAGCAGAAAATCAACTCAATCTTAACAATAAAAAAGTGATTTTGGTTGATGATGTACTGTTTACGGGTAGAACTATTCGTGCCGCCTTAGATGCATTGCTTGATTTTGGCAGAGCTGCCAGAATTGAATTGGTTATTTTAGTAGATCGTGGTCATCGAGAATTGCCAATTCGAGCTGATTATGTAGGAAAAAATATCCCTACTGCAAAAAATGAGCAAATTCAGGTAAAAACCTTCTCTTATGATGGCATCAATCAAGTGGTCTTAGTTCCTGCAACGGATAAAGAAAGTACTTAA
- a CDS encoding peptidylprolyl isomerase — translation MKLVKSLFAVAIATISLTQTAHAFEERVVALVNDTPVMQSQVQRILGKKKVTEASHRAAVDQVIDDMLVQQAMKEANVKISPAAVNQAVENVAIQNGITYGQLLDALDYQGITLEQFKRNIAQQMAMEQVRHISIGKTIQVAPQQVQALANELMAKDKAAGKLKTVVGKEHRVSHILLKTNPILNDAQAKAKLNSLIADINSGKTTFEEAAKANSMDYASGADGGDLGFNFLEIYDPAFAKVASKMKTNQISVPFKSQFGWHILKVTDIRDGDRTEDAYHQRAYQQLVNKQAEEASKDWIKALRKTANIQYVDQ, via the coding sequence ATGAAATTAGTAAAATCATTGTTTGCTGTTGCGATTGCAACAATAAGTCTTACCCAAACTGCTCACGCTTTTGAAGAACGTGTAGTTGCGTTAGTAAACGATACCCCTGTAATGCAAAGCCAAGTTCAGCGTATACTTGGCAAGAAAAAAGTAACAGAAGCCTCTCATCGTGCAGCCGTCGATCAAGTTATTGACGATATGCTTGTACAACAAGCAATGAAAGAGGCTAATGTAAAAATCAGCCCGGCAGCAGTAAACCAAGCGGTTGAAAATGTGGCTATCCAGAATGGTATTACCTACGGTCAATTATTAGATGCGTTAGATTATCAAGGTATTACTTTAGAACAATTTAAACGCAATATTGCTCAACAAATGGCAATGGAGCAGGTTCGCCATATCAGCATTGGAAAAACCATTCAAGTTGCTCCTCAACAAGTTCAAGCATTAGCAAACGAATTAATGGCGAAAGATAAAGCAGCGGGTAAATTAAAAACGGTAGTTGGCAAAGAACATCGTGTGAGCCATATTTTGTTAAAAACAAACCCAATTTTAAACGATGCTCAAGCCAAAGCGAAATTAAATAGCTTAATTGCCGATATTAACTCTGGCAAAACAACTTTTGAAGAAGCAGCAAAAGCGAATTCTATGGATTACGCATCGGGTGCAGACGGTGGTGATTTAGGCTTTAACTTCTTAGAGATCTACGATCCTGCCTTTGCAAAAGTAGCCTCTAAGATGAAAACAAATCAAATTTCTGTACCATTTAAATCACAATTCGGTTGGCATATTCTAAAAGTAACCGATATTCGTGATGGCGACAGAACTGAAGATGCTTACCACCAACGAGCTTATCAGCAACTTGTGAACAAACAAGCAGAAGAAGCCTCGAAAGATTGGATTAAAGCATTAAGAAAAACCGCAAATATCCAATATGTTGATCAATAA
- the rsmA gene encoding 16S rRNA (adenine(1518)-N(6)/adenine(1519)-N(6))-dimethyltransferase RsmA, whose product MSSQNSKKHLGHTARKRFGQNFLHDMNVIHGIVSAINPKKDEFLLEIGPGLAALTEPVAELVDKLTVVEIDRDLAERLRHHPFLSQKLTIIEQDALRFNFREYFESQNLGKDSVRVFGNLPYNISTPLIFHLLTFHDLIKDMHFMLQKEVVKRLCAAPNSKAYGRLTIMAQYYCQVIPVLEVPPTAFKPAPKVDSAVVRLMPYNQLPYPAKDVYWLNRVTTQAFSQRRKTLRNALSTLFSAEQLEALGIDLTARAENLTIADYVRLANWLYENPPAIDTSEELVDEDY is encoded by the coding sequence ATGAGTTCACAAAATTCAAAAAAACATTTAGGTCATACCGCCCGTAAACGTTTCGGGCAAAACTTTTTACACGATATGAATGTCATTCACGGCATTGTGTCAGCAATTAATCCGAAAAAAGACGAATTTTTATTAGAAATTGGTCCGGGTTTAGCGGCATTAACAGAGCCAGTTGCAGAATTAGTTGATAAACTCACTGTAGTGGAAATTGACCGTGATTTGGCTGAACGTTTACGCCACCACCCATTTTTAAGTCAAAAATTGACGATTATTGAGCAAGATGCGTTACGTTTTAACTTCCGTGAATATTTTGAAAGCCAAAATTTAGGAAAAGATTCTGTTCGTGTGTTCGGTAACTTGCCTTACAACATCTCTACGCCATTAATTTTCCACTTATTGACGTTCCACGATCTGATTAAAGATATGCACTTTATGCTGCAAAAAGAAGTAGTAAAACGTTTATGTGCCGCTCCAAACAGCAAGGCATACGGCAGATTAACCATTATGGCTCAATATTACTGTCAAGTAATTCCTGTGCTTGAAGTACCGCCGACGGCATTTAAACCTGCACCGAAAGTGGATTCAGCCGTTGTACGCTTAATGCCTTACAATCAACTGCCGTATCCTGCTAAAGATGTTTATTGGCTCAACCGTGTAACCACACAAGCCTTTAGCCAACGTCGCAAAACATTACGCAATGCCCTCTCTACTCTCTTTAGTGCAGAACAGTTAGAAGCATTAGGTATTGATTTAACTGCTCGTGCAGAGAATCTCACCATTGCCGACTATGTTCGTTTGGCTAACTGGTTATATGAAAATCCACCGGCTATTGATACATCAGAAGAATTAGTTGATGAAGATTATTAA
- the upp gene encoding uracil phosphoribosyltransferase, with translation MKIVEVKHPLVKHKLGLMREAEISTKDFRELANEIGSLLTYEATKDLEMENVEINGWSGNKISVERIKGKKVTVVPILRAGLGMMDGVLEHIPSARISVVGIYRDEETLKPVPYFSKLANDVAERLAIITDPMLATGGSMVATIDLLKKAGCKHIKVLVLVAAPEGIKVLEEAHPDVELYTASIDSHLNEKGYIIPGLGDAGDKIFGTK, from the coding sequence ATGAAAATTGTTGAAGTAAAACACCCACTGGTAAAACATAAATTAGGTTTAATGCGTGAGGCGGAAATCAGCACAAAAGATTTCCGTGAGTTAGCCAACGAAATTGGCAGTCTTTTAACTTACGAAGCAACCAAAGATTTAGAAATGGAAAATGTCGAAATTAATGGCTGGAGTGGTAATAAAATTTCAGTTGAGCGAATTAAAGGCAAAAAAGTGACCGTCGTACCAATTTTGCGTGCAGGTTTGGGTATGATGGACGGCGTTTTGGAGCATATTCCAAGTGCCAGAATTAGTGTAGTTGGGATTTACCGTGATGAAGAAACTCTAAAACCTGTTCCGTATTTTTCAAAATTAGCGAACGACGTCGCTGAACGTTTAGCCATTATCACAGACCCAATGTTAGCAACAGGCGGTTCAATGGTTGCAACTATTGATCTACTGAAAAAAGCAGGCTGTAAACACATCAAAGTATTAGTATTAGTTGCTGCCCCAGAAGGGATTAAAGTGCTGGAAGAAGCACACCCTGATGTGGAACTCTACACTGCATCAATTGATAGCCACTTAAACGAGAAAGGATATATCATTCCAGGCTTAGGCGATGCCGGTGATAAAATTTTCGGTACAAAATAG
- the fadD gene encoding long-chain-fatty-acid--CoA ligase FadD — protein MEKIWFNNYPPYSPKTIEMNQYESLVEMFEAAIKRHPDIPAYINMGQILTFRKLEERSRSFAAYLQNELRLQKGDRIALMMPNLLQYPIALFGALRAGLVVVNVNPLYTPRELEHQLNDSGAKAIVIVSNFAATLEKVVFNTNIKHVILTRMGDQLSFGKRTLVNFVVKYVKKLVPKYKLPHAVSFREALSIGKQRQYVKPNIASSDLAFLQYTGGTTGVAKGAMLTHQNLIANMMQAKWIVEPLLGNTTGMIGLVPLPLYHVLALSLNCLLFIELGLTGLLITNPRDIPGFIKELKKYNVSIITGVNTLFNALLNNPSFKEVDFSNLKLSVGGGAAIQSSVAKRWHDLTGVHIIEGYGMTECSPLISATRSDSVEYSGSIGVPVPNTDIRIVDDEGNELPLGERGELLVKGPQVMQGYWNRPEDTAQVLKDGWMATGDIVVMGEDLNLRIVDRKKDMIIVSGFNVYPTEIEEVVSQNPKVNEVVAIGVPSEASGESIKIFVTKKDESLTRDELRSYCRQFLTGYKIPRDIEFRDELPKSNVGKILRRVLRDEELAKSTINNI, from the coding sequence ATGGAAAAAATATGGTTTAACAATTACCCTCCCTATTCGCCAAAAACAATTGAAATGAATCAATATGAATCGCTAGTAGAGATGTTTGAAGCTGCAATAAAACGCCACCCGGATATTCCGGCTTATATTAATATGGGGCAAATTCTGACCTTTCGCAAATTAGAAGAACGTAGTCGCTCTTTCGCTGCCTATTTGCAAAATGAATTACGCTTACAAAAAGGCGATCGTATTGCATTAATGATGCCAAATTTATTGCAATATCCGATTGCATTATTCGGAGCGTTGCGTGCCGGTTTAGTGGTGGTAAATGTTAATCCGCTTTACACTCCGCGTGAATTAGAACATCAACTTAACGATAGTGGTGCTAAGGCGATTGTAATTGTCTCCAACTTTGCGGCGACGTTAGAAAAAGTAGTTTTTAATACCAATATTAAACATGTTATTTTAACTCGAATGGGCGACCAGCTCTCATTTGGTAAACGTACTTTAGTTAATTTCGTGGTTAAATATGTGAAGAAATTAGTGCCTAAATATAAATTACCGCACGCTGTTAGTTTTAGAGAGGCATTAAGCATTGGTAAGCAAAGACAATATGTAAAACCGAATATTGCAAGTAGTGATCTCGCCTTTTTACAATACACTGGAGGTACAACAGGCGTAGCGAAAGGGGCAATGCTAACGCATCAAAACTTAATTGCAAATATGATGCAAGCCAAATGGATTGTAGAGCCACTGCTAGGAAATACAACTGGTATGATTGGGCTTGTGCCGTTACCGCTATATCACGTTTTAGCCCTTTCTTTAAATTGCCTGCTCTTTATTGAGTTAGGTCTGACAGGGCTATTAATTACTAACCCACGCGATATTCCTGGATTTATCAAAGAGTTAAAGAAATATAATGTATCTATTATTACAGGCGTAAATACATTATTTAATGCGTTATTGAATAATCCAAGTTTTAAAGAAGTAGATTTTTCTAACTTAAAATTGAGTGTTGGCGGTGGGGCTGCAATTCAATCAAGTGTAGCTAAACGCTGGCACGATTTAACCGGCGTGCATATTATCGAAGGCTATGGAATGACAGAATGTTCGCCGCTTATTTCTGCAACACGGAGCGATTCTGTGGAATATTCAGGTTCAATTGGCGTACCTGTACCCAATACGGACATCCGCATTGTAGATGATGAAGGTAACGAACTCCCGCTTGGTGAAAGAGGAGAGCTATTGGTTAAAGGTCCTCAAGTAATGCAAGGTTATTGGAATCGTCCTGAAGATACTGCTCAAGTATTAAAAGACGGTTGGATGGCAACAGGCGATATTGTCGTAATGGGTGAAGATCTCAATTTACGCATTGTCGATCGCAAAAAAGATATGATCATCGTATCCGGCTTTAACGTTTATCCAACCGAAATTGAAGAAGTGGTTTCACAAAATCCTAAAGTGAATGAAGTTGTCGCTATAGGAGTGCCAAGCGAGGCTTCTGGCGAAAGTATTAAAATTTTTGTAACGAAAAAAGATGAAAGTTTAACTCGTGATGAACTTCGTAGTTACTGTCGCCAATTCCTAACAGGCTATAAAATTCCACGTGATATTGAGTTTAGAGATGAACTACCAAAAAGTAATGTTGGTAAAATTCTTCGCCGTGTATTAAGAGATGAAGAATTAGCAAAATCAACGATTAATAACATTTAA
- a CDS encoding SoxR reducing system RseC family protein: protein MMIEEATVVEYHNGIAIVQCYAKSGCGSCAAKVACGTKALSALAGEKIAPRFSLTVNEPLNVGDKIQLGLAENTLLKSVFLIYGIPLFVLIITAVGFSQFFANELIVLFVMLLFTGMSFWGVRKLIDKRTQQANFSPIFLGKV from the coding sequence ATGATGATAGAGGAAGCGACCGTAGTTGAATATCACAATGGTATTGCAATTGTACAGTGTTATGCCAAAAGTGGCTGTGGCAGTTGTGCTGCAAAGGTAGCTTGTGGTACAAAAGCATTATCAGCATTAGCCGGTGAAAAAATAGCTCCACGTTTTAGTCTTACGGTTAATGAGCCGTTAAATGTGGGTGATAAAATTCAGTTGGGTTTAGCTGAAAATACATTACTAAAAAGTGTCTTTTTAATTTACGGTATTCCGCTGTTTGTTTTAATTATAACAGCGGTCGGATTTTCACAATTTTTTGCAAATGAACTTATAGTGTTATTTGTGATGTTGCTTTTTACAGGAATGAGTTTCTGGGGTGTAAGAAAATTGATCGATAAACGCACTCAGCAAGCAAATTTTTCGCCTATCTTTTTAGGTAAGGTTTAG
- a CDS encoding MucB/RseB C-terminal domain-containing protein — MFIAIFACSAFALADTGIKTPLLYLSSMADAHKKSNYELFYILQQEGIESFRLRHAFVNDKEYAQLLNLDHNREEIILKDSNVSYLGYNFRPFSLNSSHILDNLPNVIYADYHHLKGYVFLDVGKDRIADRMAKVIRILPKDNFRYSYTLWIDEETNLLLKSQLQNEDNVVLEEFRVLQLYQSQEIAMIANAIDVLMLPTLTSTQKEEIKSPYHWEVNELPTGFRLMKSQTVSGATYQFDTEYVDSRLYSDGLLSFTIYVMPSQGTNFDGYAGQQGKLTFLNQTINDKDIVIIGDVPLQAAKHILKNIQFKEEASQ; from the coding sequence ATGTTCATAGCTATTTTCGCTTGTTCTGCTTTTGCACTGGCAGATACAGGAATTAAAACGCCTTTGCTGTATTTATCCTCAATGGCTGACGCTCATAAAAAATCAAATTACGAATTGTTCTATATTCTTCAGCAAGAAGGTATAGAATCTTTCCGTTTACGCCACGCATTTGTTAATGATAAAGAGTATGCCCAATTATTAAATCTAGATCACAATCGAGAAGAGATTATCCTGAAAGATAGTAATGTCAGCTATTTAGGATATAATTTCCGTCCTTTTAGTTTAAACAGTTCACATATTTTAGATAACCTCCCCAATGTCATTTACGCTGATTATCATCACTTAAAAGGTTATGTTTTCTTAGATGTGGGTAAAGATCGTATTGCCGATAGAATGGCGAAAGTGATTCGCATTTTACCAAAAGATAATTTTCGCTATTCTTACACACTTTGGATTGATGAAGAGACCAATTTATTACTAAAAAGCCAGTTACAAAATGAAGATAATGTGGTGTTAGAAGAATTTCGAGTGCTGCAGCTTTATCAATCTCAAGAAATTGCGATGATTGCTAATGCGATTGATGTTTTAATGCTACCAACATTAACTTCTACCCAAAAAGAAGAGATAAAATCGCCTTATCATTGGGAAGTAAATGAGTTACCGACAGGTTTTCGCTTGATGAAAAGCCAAACCGTAAGCGGAGCTACTTATCAGTTTGACACAGAATATGTTGATAGCCGTTTATATAGCGATGGTTTATTGAGTTTTACGATTTATGTAATGCCGAGTCAAGGTACAAATTTTGATGGCTATGCTGGGCAACAAGGCAAATTAACTTTTTTAAATCAGACGATTAATGATAAAGATATAGTTATTATTGGTGATGTACCATTACAAGCGGCTAAGCATATTTTAAAAAATATTCAGTTTAAAGAGGAGGCTTCTCAATGA
- a CDS encoding sigma-E factor negative regulatory protein codes for MQQRITQHEYLSAYMDGQDVDKEFLETLTNSPELQQKWASYHTIRSVMQGDEVILGADFSAKMEALLENEEIESQGSSEKPRGLLLKLKRWSTPLLQAGVAASVCLVAVFGVNSFNANEEVAQTQPVLQTLPFSNSVEAVSYNAPEKDQPTAEQLELQQRKINALLENHELQRRTNTVQGVTLSEEEKQKSRTSSNQVEQQNR; via the coding sequence ATGCAACAACGCATTACTCAACACGAATACCTTTCTGCTTATATGGACGGGCAAGATGTTGATAAAGAGTTTTTAGAAACCTTAACCAATAGCCCTGAATTACAGCAAAAATGGGCAAGCTATCACACTATTCGTAGCGTGATGCAAGGCGATGAGGTTATCTTAGGTGCAGATTTTTCTGCCAAAATGGAAGCATTGCTTGAAAATGAGGAAATTGAATCTCAAGGCTCGTCTGAAAAACCAAGAGGCTTATTGCTTAAACTTAAACGTTGGAGTACCCCACTTTTACAAGCAGGTGTCGCTGCTTCAGTCTGCTTAGTTGCCGTATTTGGTGTAAATTCATTTAATGCTAATGAAGAAGTGGCTCAAACTCAGCCTGTATTGCAGACTTTACCTTTCAGCAACTCTGTTGAAGCGGTAAGTTATAATGCACCGGAGAAAGATCAGCCAACTGCTGAACAGTTAGAGCTTCAGCAACGTAAAATTAATGCGTTATTAGAAAATCACGAATTACAACGTCGTACAAATACAGTACAGGGTGTAACTTTATCAGAAGAAGAAAAACAGAAGTCTAGAACTTCTTCAAATCAAGTAGAACAGCAAAATAGATAA
- the rpoE gene encoding RNA polymerase sigma factor RpoE → MSEQITDQELVEKAQKGDKKAFNLLVVRYQNRVAGLLTRYVARDDIPDIVQESFIKAYRSLESFRGESAFYTWLYRIAVNTAKNHLTSLGRRPPKEDILAEDAESYDVGTQLRESDTPENLVLSEELKKVVFDTIESLPEELKTAIRLRELEGLSYEEIAEVMECPVGTVRSRIFRAREAIDAKVNPLMQ, encoded by the coding sequence TTGAGCGAACAGATCACCGACCAAGAATTAGTCGAAAAAGCACAAAAAGGTGATAAAAAAGCATTTAATTTACTTGTAGTACGTTATCAAAACAGAGTAGCCGGTTTGCTTACTCGTTATGTTGCAAGAGATGATATTCCGGACATTGTGCAAGAGTCTTTTATTAAAGCCTACCGTTCTTTAGAATCTTTCCGTGGGGAAAGTGCTTTTTATACTTGGCTTTATCGTATTGCGGTTAATACTGCAAAAAATCATTTAACTTCATTAGGCAGAAGACCTCCAAAAGAGGATATTTTAGCCGAAGATGCTGAAAGCTATGATGTTGGTACTCAGCTTCGTGAGAGCGATACACCTGAAAATCTGGTGTTATCTGAAGAATTAAAGAAAGTCGTATTTGATACGATTGAAAGTTTACCTGAAGAGCTTAAAACCGCTATTCGTTTAAGGGAATTAGAAGGTTTAAGCTATGAAGAAATCGCAGAAGTGATGGAATGCCCGGTAGGAACAGTGCGTTCGCGTATTTTCCGTGCAAGGGAAGCAATTGATGCAAAAGTTAATCCACTTATGCAGTAA
- the leuA gene encoding 2-isopropylmalate synthase, whose translation MSNNNIIIFDTTLRDGEQSLKASLTVKEKLQIALALERLGVDVMEVGFPVSSAGDFESVQTIARHIKNSRVAALSRAVAKDIDAAYEALKVAEAFRIHTFIASSALHVEAKLKRSFDDVVEMAVAAVKRARGYTDDVEFSCEDAGRTGIDNICRIVEAAINAGATTVNIPDTVGFCLPNEYGNIIHQVMNRVPNIDKAIVSVHCHNDLGMATANSLTAVQNGARQIECTINGIGERAGNTALEEVVMAIKTRQEFMGVDTRINTQEIHRVSQMVSQLCNMPIQPNKAIVGSNAFAHSSGIHQDGMLKNKNTYEIMSPETIGLKKEKLNLTARSGRAAVKGHMADMGYTEADYDLDKLYEAFLQLADKKGQVFDYDLEALAFIDMQQGEENRLKLDVITTQLISGLPASAFVQVELDGVRQSATSQGGNGPVEATYNAIMKIVGMELKMSHYNLTAKGEGAEALGQVDIVVEYDGRKFHGVGLATDIVESSARALIHAINAIYRSQKVADIKAKK comes from the coding sequence ATGAGCAACAATAACATTATTATTTTTGATACAACACTGCGTGATGGCGAACAATCCCTAAAAGCGAGTTTAACGGTAAAAGAGAAACTACAAATTGCACTCGCATTGGAGCGTTTAGGCGTTGATGTAATGGAAGTGGGATTTCCTGTTTCTTCAGCGGGCGATTTTGAATCGGTACAAACTATTGCTCGTCATATTAAAAACAGCCGTGTTGCTGCACTTTCCCGTGCGGTAGCAAAAGATATTGATGCTGCTTATGAAGCCTTAAAAGTAGCAGAAGCATTTCGTATTCATACCTTTATTGCGAGTTCTGCTTTGCACGTTGAAGCAAAATTAAAGCGTTCATTTGATGATGTGGTAGAAATGGCAGTAGCGGCGGTAAAACGTGCTCGTGGCTATACCGATGATGTTGAATTTTCGTGTGAAGATGCAGGTCGAACAGGGATTGATAATATCTGCCGTATTGTAGAAGCTGCCATTAATGCAGGGGCAACTACAGTCAATATTCCGGATACGGTCGGTTTCTGCTTGCCGAATGAATACGGCAATATTATTCATCAAGTAATGAACCGAGTGCCGAATATTGATAAAGCTATCGTTTCTGTACATTGTCATAACGATTTAGGAATGGCTACAGCGAACTCATTAACAGCGGTGCAAAACGGAGCAAGGCAGATCGAATGTACCATCAACGGCATTGGCGAACGTGCGGGCAATACTGCATTAGAAGAAGTGGTAATGGCAATTAAAACCCGCCAAGAATTTATGGGCGTGGACACTCGCATAAATACTCAAGAAATTCATCGTGTAAGCCAAATGGTAAGTCAGCTTTGCAATATGCCAATTCAGCCGAATAAAGCGATTGTGGGCAGCAATGCGTTTGCTCACTCATCAGGCATTCACCAAGATGGTATGCTTAAAAACAAAAATACCTATGAAATTATGTCGCCTGAAACCATCGGCTTGAAAAAAGAGAAGTTAAATTTAACGGCTCGTTCAGGTCGTGCAGCAGTTAAAGGGCATATGGCGGATATGGGCTATACTGAAGCGGATTACGATTTAGATAAGCTCTATGAGGCTTTCCTACAGCTTGCAGATAAAAAAGGGCAGGTTTTCGATTATGATTTAGAAGCTCTTGCTTTTATTGATATGCAACAAGGTGAAGAAAATAGATTAAAACTAGATGTGATTACGACCCAGCTGATTAGCGGTTTGCCGGCATCTGCATTTGTACAAGTAGAACTAGACGGTGTTCGTCAAAGTGCAACTTCGCAGGGCGGTAATGGTCCAGTTGAAGCAACTTATAATGCAATTATGAAGATTGTGGGTATGGAGCTAAAAATGTCGCACTATAACTTAACGGCAAAAGGCGAGGGTGCAGAAGCCTTAGGGCAAGTGGATATCGTAGTGGAATATGATGGCAGAAAATTCCACGGTGTTGGTTTAGCAACCGATATTGTCGAAAGTTCAGCACGAGCATTAATTCACGCAATTAATGCAATTTATCGTTCACAGAAAGTGGCAGATATCAAAGCGAAGAAATAA
- a CDS encoding Cof-type HAD-IIB family hydrolase — MTLPFRAIISDLDGTLLNANHKIGDFTIDTLEKLSQKGIDIFLATGRNYPDVSHIISKMNVKNAMLVTSNGARANNLDGEKIVSHYLPEDIAVELMNIEFDDKNVCLNSYQGDEWFINKEIPQLKQFHQESGFGYQVADFSNHHGRETEKVFFIGRTPEALTPIENYIQATYGDNVQMTYSALLCLEVMAKGVCKANALEELVKLRGYRLQDCIAFGDGMNDVEMLNLAGKGCLMANADPRLKLALPNNEVIGYNKDEAVASYIRATFGII, encoded by the coding sequence ATGACCCTACCATTTCGTGCCATTATTTCCGATCTCGACGGCACTCTGCTAAATGCAAATCATAAAATTGGTGATTTTACGATTGATACATTAGAAAAATTATCGCAAAAAGGGATAGATATTTTTCTTGCCACCGGCAGAAATTACCCTGATGTTTCGCATATTATCAGTAAAATGAATGTTAAAAATGCAATGCTGGTTACATCAAACGGAGCAAGAGCTAATAATTTAGACGGCGAAAAAATTGTCAGCCATTACTTGCCTGAAGATATCGCCGTTGAATTAATGAATATTGAATTTGACGATAAAAATGTTTGCTTAAACAGTTATCAAGGCGATGAATGGTTTATCAATAAAGAGATTCCACAACTGAAACAGTTCCATCAAGAATCCGGTTTTGGTTATCAAGTGGCTGATTTTTCTAACCACCACGGCAGAGAAACAGAGAAAGTCTTTTTTATCGGCAGAACGCCTGAAGCCTTAACCCCGATTGAAAATTACATTCAAGCAACTTATGGCGATAACGTACAAATGACCTATTCCGCTCTACTCTGCCTTGAAGTAATGGCAAAGGGCGTTTGTAAAGCGAATGCGTTGGAAGAGTTAGTGAAATTACGAGGCTACAGATTACAAGATTGCATTGCCTTTGGCGACGGTATGAATGATGTAGAAATGTTGAACTTAGCGGGCAAAGGCTGTCTAATGGCAAATGCCGATCCTCGCTTAAAATTAGCATTACCAAACAATGAAGTGATTGGATACAACAAAGACGAAGCGGTTGCCAGTTATATTCGAGCCACTTTTGGTATCATCTAA